The Quadrisphaera sp. DSM 44207 genome window below encodes:
- the fmt gene encoding methionyl-tRNA formyltransferase, with protein MRIVFAGTPSPALPSLEALLASRHEVAGVVSRPDAPAGRGRRASRSPVTERALEAGLPVLQPHRAGEPAFLAALAELAPECCPVVAYGALLPPPALAVPARGWVNLHFSLLPAWRGAAPVQRAVMAGDDVTGATTFLLEEGLDTGPVLGSMTTAIGPRETAGDLLARLAVDGARLLVATLDGLEDGAVVPQPQPADGVSSAPKVTVEDARVRWEEPASAVDRRVRGCTPAPGAWTTWRGERLKLGPVEPVLEVAASEEEDAPLVPGELRAGRDGVLVGTATDPVRLGLVQPAGRRAMPAADWARGVRPQPGERFA; from the coding sequence GTGCGCATCGTCTTCGCCGGCACGCCGTCGCCGGCGCTGCCCTCCCTCGAGGCCCTGCTCGCCTCCCGCCACGAGGTCGCCGGCGTGGTCAGCCGGCCCGACGCGCCCGCCGGCCGCGGACGCCGCGCCTCGCGCAGCCCCGTGACCGAGCGGGCGCTGGAGGCCGGGCTGCCCGTGCTGCAGCCGCACCGCGCGGGCGAGCCCGCCTTCCTCGCCGCCCTCGCCGAGCTCGCTCCCGAGTGCTGCCCGGTCGTCGCCTACGGCGCCCTGCTGCCGCCGCCCGCCCTCGCCGTCCCCGCGCGCGGCTGGGTCAACCTCCACTTCTCCCTCCTGCCCGCCTGGCGCGGAGCGGCCCCGGTGCAGCGCGCGGTCATGGCCGGGGACGACGTCACCGGCGCCACGACCTTCCTCCTCGAGGAGGGCCTGGACACCGGGCCGGTGCTGGGGTCGATGACCACGGCCATCGGCCCGCGCGAGACCGCCGGCGACCTGCTGGCGCGCCTCGCCGTCGACGGCGCCCGCCTCCTCGTCGCCACCCTCGACGGGCTCGAGGACGGCGCGGTGGTGCCGCAGCCCCAACCCGCCGACGGGGTCAGCTCCGCCCCGAAGGTCACCGTCGAGGACGCCCGCGTGCGCTGGGAGGAGCCGGCGAGCGCCGTCGACCGGCGGGTGCGCGGCTGCACGCCCGCGCCCGGCGCGTGGACGACGTGGCGCGGGGAGCGCCTGAAGCTGGGGCCCGTGGAGCCGGTGCTGGAGGTCGCGGCCAGCGAGGAGGAGGACGCCCCGCTGGTGCCGGGGGAGCTGCGCGCCGGCCGCGACGGCGTCCTGGTCGGCACCGCCACCGACCCGGTGCGCCTGGGGCTGGTGCAGCCGGCCGGCCGGCGGGCGATGCCGGCGGCCGACTGGGCCCGCGGGGTGCGCCCGCAGCCGGGGGAGCGGTTCGCGTGA
- a CDS encoding primosomal protein N', translating to MSTGGAAGAAGAGTDELQLDGAPLAGRAAVAAVRARAPRAPRPPEPLAAADPVAEVAVDVGLAHLDRPFEYAVPASMAEQARPGVRVRVRFAGQDVEGFVLARKAAAEHAGRLAPLRRVVSAEPVLDAELLGLCREVADRWAGTLSDVLRLAVPRRHAATEKAAVPAQPPGPVPHPQPGPWAAYPAGPALLERVRAGDPVRAVWTALPGEDWPAALAAAAAAAASAGRGALLVVPDHRDVERVDAALRAALGAGRHVRLTADQGESARYRAWLALRRGTVRVAVGTRAAMFAPVRDLGLLGVWDDGDDLHAEPHAPYPHVREVLALRSARSGAALLLGGTSRTVEAQLWCEQGWARAVEAPRAAVRAAAPRVLLPGSQAEEERDAAARSARLPSLAWRTARAALDSGPVLVQVPRRGYLLALSCAHCRARARCAHCAGPLQLHGAGAVPDCRWCGRSAAGWRCPACAGDRVRSVVVGQRRTAEELGRAFPGVPVRTSGAGEVLPAVPAAPALVVATPGAEPVAEGGYAAALLLDGWALLERADLRAGEEALRRWTAAASLVRPAGEGGAVVLLAPPGPAPVEALVRWDPAWHAARELAERRELGLPPAVVVARVSGPAAAVDQLLALAPLPPGAQVLGPAPAAPAGRAGAAGAAAEAEQPVSALVRVPRAERDALAAALRAGAALRSARKAPGAVRVQLDPEQVA from the coding sequence GTGAGCACCGGCGGCGCGGCCGGCGCGGCCGGTGCGGGCACCGACGAGCTGCAGCTGGACGGCGCGCCCCTGGCCGGGCGCGCCGCCGTCGCGGCCGTGCGCGCCCGCGCGCCGCGCGCGCCCCGGCCGCCGGAGCCGCTCGCCGCCGCGGACCCGGTCGCCGAGGTCGCCGTCGACGTCGGCCTGGCGCACCTGGACCGCCCCTTCGAGTACGCCGTCCCCGCCTCCATGGCCGAGCAGGCGCGCCCCGGGGTGCGCGTGCGGGTGCGCTTCGCCGGGCAGGACGTCGAGGGCTTCGTCCTCGCCCGCAAGGCCGCCGCCGAGCACGCCGGCCGGCTCGCGCCGCTGCGCCGCGTCGTCTCCGCCGAGCCCGTCCTCGACGCCGAGCTGCTCGGGCTGTGCCGCGAGGTCGCCGACCGCTGGGCCGGCACGCTGTCCGACGTCCTGCGCCTGGCCGTGCCGCGCCGGCACGCCGCCACGGAGAAGGCCGCCGTCCCGGCACAGCCGCCCGGGCCGGTGCCGCACCCGCAGCCCGGGCCCTGGGCCGCCTACCCCGCCGGGCCCGCCCTGCTCGAGCGCGTGCGCGCCGGCGACCCCGTGCGGGCGGTGTGGACGGCGCTGCCGGGGGAGGACTGGCCCGCCGCCCTGGCCGCGGCCGCCGCCGCCGCCGCGTCCGCGGGCCGCGGCGCGCTGCTCGTGGTGCCCGACCACCGCGACGTCGAGCGCGTCGACGCCGCCCTGCGCGCCGCCCTGGGCGCCGGCCGCCACGTGCGGCTGACCGCCGACCAGGGCGAGTCGGCCCGCTACCGCGCGTGGCTCGCGCTGCGCCGCGGCACCGTGCGCGTCGCCGTGGGCACGCGCGCGGCGATGTTCGCGCCCGTGCGCGACCTCGGGCTGCTGGGGGTGTGGGACGACGGGGACGACCTGCACGCGGAGCCGCACGCCCCCTACCCGCACGTGCGGGAGGTGCTGGCGCTGCGCTCGGCGCGCAGCGGCGCCGCCCTGCTCCTCGGCGGCACGAGCCGCACGGTCGAGGCCCAGCTGTGGTGCGAGCAGGGGTGGGCCCGCGCCGTGGAGGCCCCGCGCGCGGCCGTGCGCGCCGCCGCGCCGCGCGTGCTGCTGCCGGGCTCGCAGGCGGAGGAGGAGCGCGACGCGGCCGCGCGCAGCGCCCGCCTGCCCTCGCTGGCGTGGCGCACGGCGCGCGCGGCCCTGGACAGCGGCCCCGTGCTCGTGCAGGTGCCGCGGCGCGGCTACCTGCTGGCCCTCTCGTGCGCGCACTGCCGCGCCCGCGCGCGGTGCGCGCACTGCGCGGGCCCGCTGCAGCTGCACGGCGCCGGCGCCGTGCCGGACTGCCGCTGGTGCGGGCGCTCCGCCGCCGGGTGGCGGTGCCCCGCCTGCGCCGGCGACCGGGTGCGCTCCGTGGTCGTCGGCCAGCGCCGCACCGCCGAGGAGCTCGGCCGCGCCTTCCCCGGCGTCCCGGTGCGCACCTCGGGGGCGGGGGAGGTGCTCCCCGCCGTGCCCGCCGCGCCCGCGCTCGTCGTCGCCACGCCGGGCGCCGAGCCGGTCGCCGAGGGCGGGTACGCGGCCGCGCTGCTCCTCGACGGCTGGGCGCTGCTCGAGCGCGCGGACCTGCGGGCGGGGGAGGAGGCGCTGCGGCGCTGGACCGCCGCCGCCTCCCTCGTGCGCCCGGCGGGCGAGGGCGGCGCCGTGGTGCTGCTCGCGCCGCCCGGGCCCGCGCCGGTCGAGGCCCTGGTGCGCTGGGACCCGGCCTGGCACGCCGCGCGGGAGCTGGCCGAGCGCCGCGAGCTCGGCTTGCCGCCTGCCGTCGTCGTCGCGCGGGTCAGCGGCCCCGCCGCCGCGGTCGACCAGCTGCTCGCCCTCGCGCCGCTGCCGCCCGGCGCGCAGGTGCTCGGCCCCGCCCCCGCCGCGCCGGCGGGGCGCGCGGGTGCCGCCGGGGCCGCGGCGGAGGCGGAGCAGCCGGTGAGTGCGCTGGTGCGGGTGCCGCGCGCCGAGCGCGACGCCCTGGCCGCGGCGCTGCGCGCGGGCGCGGCCCTGCGCAGCGCCCGCAAGGCCCCGGGCGCCGTGCGCGTGCAGCTGGACCCCGAGCAGGTCGCCTGA
- a CDS encoding RsmB/NOP family class I SAM-dependent RNA methyltransferase, with protein sequence MRGAGRSPERGPRGERRPRAEQPPAGRGPRRRSATAPSARPRSGDAARRVAFEVLRAVEAEDAYANLVLPRLLRRAGLSGRDAAFATELAYGALRGRGTYDAVLAACLDRPLEQVDAPVLDALRLGAHQLLALRVAPHAAVSETVALVRGEVGAGAGGFANAVLRRVAERDLEAWLAQVAPDPQADPVGALAVRSSHPAWVVRALREALHAHGRPLAELPELLAADNARPEVVLAARPGLAGVDELVAAGARPGRWSPLAAVLAAGDPGGLPAVREGRARVQDEGSQLAALALLAADVEGEASDDAAWADLCAGPGGKAALLAGAAAGRGAQLLAVEAAPHRARLVEQALAGTPGSWSVRVGDGREVGASEPASRDRVLVDVPCTGLGALRRRPEARWRRSPADLASLAPLQRALLRSALDAVRPGGVVAYVTCTPHPAETLAVLDDVLRRREDVARLDSPAHVRAAAGRDVPDLGSGPSAQLWPHRHGTDAMFVALLRRT encoded by the coding sequence GTGAGGGGCGCCGGGCGCTCCCCGGAGCGGGGCCCGCGCGGGGAGCGGCGACCGCGGGCCGAGCAGCCGCCCGCCGGGCGCGGCCCGCGCCGGCGCAGCGCCACCGCCCCCTCGGCGCGCCCGCGCTCGGGCGACGCCGCCCGGCGGGTGGCGTTCGAGGTCCTGCGCGCCGTCGAGGCGGAGGACGCCTACGCCAACCTCGTGCTGCCGCGCCTGCTGCGCCGGGCCGGGCTGTCCGGGCGCGACGCGGCGTTCGCCACCGAGCTGGCCTACGGCGCGCTGCGCGGGCGCGGCACGTACGACGCCGTGCTCGCCGCGTGCCTGGACCGCCCCCTGGAGCAGGTCGACGCGCCGGTGCTCGACGCCCTGCGCCTCGGCGCGCACCAGCTGCTCGCCCTGCGCGTGGCCCCGCACGCGGCGGTGTCCGAGACCGTCGCCCTCGTGCGCGGCGAGGTGGGCGCCGGCGCCGGGGGCTTCGCCAACGCCGTCCTGCGCCGGGTCGCCGAGCGCGACCTCGAGGCGTGGCTGGCGCAGGTGGCGCCCGACCCGCAGGCCGACCCCGTGGGTGCGCTGGCCGTGCGCTCCAGCCACCCGGCGTGGGTGGTGCGCGCGCTGCGCGAGGCGCTGCACGCGCACGGCCGGCCGCTGGCCGAGCTGCCGGAGCTGCTCGCGGCCGACAACGCCCGCCCCGAGGTGGTCCTGGCCGCCCGCCCCGGCCTCGCCGGCGTCGACGAGCTCGTCGCCGCCGGGGCACGGCCGGGGCGCTGGTCCCCGCTGGCCGCCGTCCTGGCCGCCGGGGACCCCGGCGGCCTGCCGGCCGTGCGCGAGGGCCGCGCGCGCGTGCAGGACGAGGGCAGCCAGCTCGCGGCGCTGGCGCTCCTGGCCGCCGACGTCGAGGGCGAGGCCTCCGACGACGCCGCGTGGGCGGACCTGTGCGCGGGCCCGGGCGGCAAGGCGGCGCTGCTGGCGGGCGCGGCGGCCGGGCGCGGAGCGCAGCTGCTCGCCGTCGAGGCGGCCCCGCACCGCGCCCGCCTCGTCGAGCAGGCCCTCGCCGGCACCCCGGGCTCCTGGTCGGTGCGCGTCGGGGACGGGCGCGAGGTCGGCGCGAGCGAGCCGGCCTCGCGCGACCGCGTCCTGGTCGACGTCCCGTGCACGGGGCTGGGCGCCCTGCGCCGGCGCCCGGAGGCCCGCTGGCGGCGCAGCCCCGCCGACCTCGCCTCCCTCGCGCCGCTGCAGCGGGCCCTGCTCCGCTCGGCGCTGGACGCCGTGCGCCCCGGCGGGGTGGTGGCCTACGTGACCTGCACCCCCCACCCGGCCGAGACCCTCGCCGTCCTCGACGACGTGCTGCGCCGCCGCGAGGACGTGGCGCGCCTGGACTCCCCGGCGCACGTGCGCGCCGCCGCCGGGCGCGACGTCCCCGACCTGGGCAGCGGCCCGAGCGCCCAGCTGTGGCCGCACCGGCACGGCACCGACGCGATGTTCGTCGCCCTGCTGCGCCGCACCTGA
- the def gene encoding peptide deformylase has protein sequence MAIQPIRIFGDPVLRTRAAEVTTFDRELRQLVTDLEHTMLDADGAGLAAPQIGVSLRVFTYSVDGVVGHLVNPQLTLSQECQDGEEGCLSFPGLAFDTRRAMSVVARGVDQHGEPVVLQGSELLARAIQHETDHLDGVLFIDRLDREQRKLAMKAVREARWAGQPVPAVRISPHATFGTAR, from the coding sequence GTGGCGATCCAGCCGATCAGGATCTTCGGGGACCCGGTGCTGCGCACCCGGGCGGCTGAGGTCACCACCTTCGACAGGGAGCTGCGCCAGCTCGTCACCGACCTCGAGCACACCATGCTCGACGCGGACGGCGCCGGCCTGGCGGCCCCGCAGATCGGGGTGTCCCTGCGGGTGTTCACGTACTCCGTCGACGGCGTCGTCGGCCACCTCGTCAACCCGCAGCTGACCCTCTCGCAGGAGTGCCAGGACGGCGAGGAGGGCTGCCTGTCCTTCCCCGGCCTGGCGTTCGACACGCGCCGGGCGATGTCGGTCGTCGCGCGCGGGGTCGACCAGCACGGCGAGCCGGTGGTGCTGCAGGGCAGCGAGCTGCTCGCCCGCGCGATCCAGCACGAGACCGACCACCTCGACGGCGTGCTGTTCATCGACCGGCTCGACCGCGAGCAGCGCAAGCTGGCCATGAAGGCCGTGCGCGAGGCGCGGTGGGCGGGCCAGCCGGTGCCCGCCGTCCGGATCAGCCCCCACGCGACGTTCGGCACGGCCCGCTGA
- a CDS encoding MFS transporter, with amino-acid sequence MSTIPSLRPTDVGAATIDDPRRRRAVLLGVCLALVAVIASVSGLNVAQPDVAVEFGISQGTVLWVINAYTVTLAALLLPLGAVGDRWGRRPVLLTGLVVFGVASAAAGLAPSTEVLLAARVLAGVGAAMIMPVTLAVITSSFPDEARSQAIGVWTAVAGAGGLLGMFLSSLLVDVASWRWSFLLPVVLVVTAVVVAVRAVPDSREARDHGFDVVGALTSVVAVVGLTLLLHEGPERGWTDPVTLGSLVVGVLGAAAFLGWELRRGRRGEGPLLDVGLFRERGLATGSGTLLTVFGVQAGVSVVLYPFFQAVLGWGGLRSTAALLPMALLMMLASGLAPKVAAGIGGRATMALGIGVGAVGLALMAGLVSVEGGYPSVLPGIAAMGLGMGLSMTPATEAITSSLPRSRQGVASALNDVTREFGTALGVALLGAVLSAGYRSAIDPRLEGIPAETAETARDGAANALAVAEAAGPQAEALTTAARESFVDGWQHGMWVGVGVMLALLVVVLVRGPRTRAGDDAPAEPVGAPADPARSPDAVDA; translated from the coding sequence GTGAGCACCATCCCGTCCCTGCGACCGACCGACGTCGGCGCGGCCACGATCGACGATCCGCGACGGCGCCGGGCGGTCCTGCTCGGCGTGTGCCTCGCGCTGGTGGCGGTCATCGCCTCGGTGTCCGGCCTGAACGTCGCCCAGCCGGACGTCGCCGTCGAGTTCGGCATCTCCCAGGGCACCGTGCTGTGGGTCATCAACGCCTACACCGTCACCCTGGCCGCGCTGCTGCTCCCGCTGGGGGCGGTCGGCGACCGGTGGGGCCGCAGACCCGTGCTGCTGACCGGCCTGGTCGTCTTCGGGGTGGCCAGCGCCGCCGCGGGTCTGGCCCCGTCGACGGAGGTCCTGCTGGCCGCCCGGGTCCTCGCCGGGGTCGGCGCGGCGATGATCATGCCGGTGACCCTCGCCGTGATCACCTCGAGCTTCCCGGACGAGGCCCGCTCGCAGGCGATCGGCGTGTGGACCGCGGTGGCCGGCGCCGGTGGCCTGCTCGGCATGTTCCTCTCCTCGCTCCTCGTCGACGTCGCGAGCTGGCGCTGGTCGTTCCTCCTGCCGGTGGTCCTCGTCGTCACGGCCGTCGTCGTCGCCGTGCGGGCGGTCCCGGACTCCCGGGAGGCCCGCGACCACGGCTTCGACGTCGTCGGCGCGCTGACCTCCGTCGTGGCGGTGGTCGGGCTGACCCTCCTGCTGCACGAGGGTCCCGAGCGCGGGTGGACCGATCCGGTGACCCTGGGGAGCCTGGTCGTCGGCGTCCTCGGCGCGGCCGCGTTCCTGGGGTGGGAGCTGCGCCGGGGACGGCGCGGCGAGGGCCCGCTGCTGGACGTCGGGCTGTTCCGCGAGCGCGGGCTGGCCACCGGGTCGGGGACGCTGCTGACGGTCTTCGGCGTCCAGGCCGGGGTGTCCGTGGTGCTCTACCCCTTCTTCCAGGCGGTGCTGGGCTGGGGCGGGCTGCGGTCCACCGCGGCGCTGCTGCCGATGGCGCTGCTGATGATGCTCGCCTCGGGCCTGGCGCCGAAGGTCGCCGCCGGCATCGGCGGGCGCGCGACGATGGCGCTGGGGATCGGGGTGGGCGCGGTCGGCCTGGCGCTCATGGCCGGCCTGGTGTCCGTCGAGGGCGGGTACCCGTCGGTGCTGCCCGGGATCGCCGCGATGGGGCTGGGCATGGGCCTGTCGATGACGCCGGCCACCGAGGCCATCACCTCCTCGCTGCCGCGTTCGCGCCAGGGCGTGGCCTCCGCGCTCAACGACGTCACGCGGGAGTTCGGCACCGCGCTCGGGGTCGCCCTGCTCGGAGCGGTCCTGTCCGCCGGGTACCGCTCGGCGATCGACCCGCGCCTGGAGGGGATCCCCGCCGAGACCGCCGAGACCGCCCGCGACGGCGCGGCCAACGCCCTCGCGGTCGCCGAGGCGGCGGGCCCGCAGGCCGAGGCGCTCACCACCGCCGCGCGGGAGTCCTTCGTCGACGGCTGGCAGCACGGCATGTGGGTCGGTGTCGGCGTGATGCTCGCGCTGCTCGTCGTCGTCCTCGTGCGAGGACCACGGACCCGTGCGGGCGACGACGCGCCGGCGGAGCCGGTGGGCGCCCCGGCCGACCCCGCCCGGTCCCCCGACGCGGTCGACGCCTGA
- the rpe gene encoding ribulose-phosphate 3-epimerase, translating to MAVTISPSILSADFANLQAELERISSADWAHVDVMDAHFVPNLTLGLPVVERLAQVSPLPLDCHLMITDPDRWAPAYAEAGAAGVTVHAEAVAAPVRLARALRARGVRAGLAVSPATPVEPLVDLLPELDMVLVMTVEPGFGGQGFLDVCLPKLRRLRAAVGTAGLQVQLQVDGGVSAATIERCAEAGADVFVAGSAVYGAEDAAAVVEQLRDLAERAAAAARAEDPVR from the coding sequence GTGGCCGTGACGATCTCGCCGAGCATCCTGTCCGCCGACTTCGCGAACCTGCAGGCCGAGCTGGAGCGGATCTCCTCCGCCGACTGGGCGCACGTCGACGTCATGGACGCCCACTTCGTGCCGAACCTGACCCTCGGCCTGCCCGTCGTCGAGCGCCTGGCGCAGGTCAGCCCCCTGCCGCTGGACTGCCACCTGATGATCACCGACCCCGACCGGTGGGCGCCGGCGTACGCGGAGGCGGGCGCGGCCGGGGTCACCGTGCACGCCGAGGCGGTGGCCGCGCCCGTGCGCCTGGCCCGGGCGCTGCGGGCGCGCGGCGTGCGCGCGGGCCTGGCCGTCAGCCCCGCCACGCCCGTCGAGCCGCTCGTGGACCTCCTCCCCGAGCTCGACATGGTCCTCGTCATGACCGTCGAGCCGGGCTTCGGCGGCCAGGGCTTCCTCGACGTCTGCCTGCCCAAGCTGCGCCGGCTGCGCGCGGCGGTCGGCACCGCCGGCCTGCAGGTGCAGCTGCAGGTGGACGGCGGGGTCTCGGCCGCCACGATCGAGCGCTGCGCGGAGGCCGGGGCCGACGTCTTCGTCGCCGGCTCCGCCGTCTACGGCGCCGAGGACGCCGCCGCGGTGGTCGAGCAGCTGCGGGACCTGGCCGAGCGCGCCGCCGCGGCGGCGCGCGCCGAGGACCCCGTGCGCTGA
- a CDS encoding NAD(P)/FAD-dependent oxidoreductase, protein MIGGGAAGLSGALVLARSRRSVVVIDSGAPRNAPADGVHGLLGLEGTEPAELLRRGRAEVRGYGGRIVPGEVTSAVADAPSATGDLRFTVTTADGATVRARRLLVATGLRDELPDVPGLARHWGRAVVHCPYCHGWEVRDRAIGVLAVGPASVHHALLFRQLTDDLVYFTRGTELDEATRARFAARGIEVVDTPVAAVESHDEDITGVRLVDGRVVPRRVLAVATTTRARLDGLDGLGLPVRDLPSGAGRHVVSGLAGTTSVPGVWVAGNATELSAQVGASAAAGALAGAHLNADLATADADAALAGTRTATQPGTADAGAALGAALGAATTA, encoded by the coding sequence GTGATCGGCGGCGGCGCCGCCGGTCTCAGCGGCGCGCTGGTGCTCGCCCGCTCCCGCCGCTCGGTCGTCGTCATCGACAGCGGCGCGCCCCGCAACGCACCCGCCGACGGCGTGCACGGCCTCCTGGGCCTGGAGGGCACCGAACCGGCCGAGCTGCTGCGCCGGGGCCGAGCGGAGGTGCGCGGCTACGGCGGACGGATCGTGCCCGGCGAGGTGACCTCCGCCGTCGCGGACGCCCCCTCCGCCACCGGCGACCTGCGGTTCACCGTCACCACGGCCGACGGCGCGACGGTGCGCGCCCGCCGGCTGCTGGTCGCGACCGGACTGCGCGACGAGCTGCCCGACGTGCCCGGCCTCGCCCGGCACTGGGGGCGCGCCGTCGTGCACTGCCCGTACTGCCACGGCTGGGAGGTCCGCGACCGGGCCATCGGGGTCCTCGCCGTCGGACCGGCGTCGGTGCACCACGCGCTCCTGTTCCGGCAGCTGACCGACGACCTCGTGTACTTCACCCGCGGCACCGAGCTCGACGAGGCCACCCGTGCGCGCTTCGCCGCCCGCGGCATCGAGGTCGTCGACACCCCCGTCGCCGCGGTCGAGTCCCACGACGAGGACATCACCGGGGTGCGGCTGGTCGACGGCCGGGTCGTCCCGCGCCGGGTCCTCGCGGTGGCCACCACCACGCGGGCCCGCCTGGACGGCCTGGACGGGCTGGGCCTGCCGGTGCGGGACCTGCCCTCCGGCGCGGGACGCCACGTCGTCTCCGGCCTCGCCGGGACCACGTCGGTGCCCGGGGTGTGGGTGGCCGGCAACGCCACCGAGCTGAGCGCCCAGGTCGGCGCGTCCGCCGCAGCGGGCGCGCTGGCGGGAGCCCACCTGAACGCGGACCTGGCGACCGCGGACGCCGACGCGGCGCTGGCGGGCACGCGCACGGCGACGCAGCCGGGGACCGCGGACGCCGGCGCGGCGCTCGGCGCCGCGCTGGGCGCGGCGACCACCGCGTAG
- the metK gene encoding methionine adenosyltransferase, which translates to MTTPDLRLFTSESVTEGHPDKICDQVSDAVLDALLEQDPASRVAVETMVTTGLVHVAGEVTTQGYVEIPRIVRETVLRIGYDSSTKGFDGASCGVEVSIGQQSVDIAAGVDKAYEARSDAAGSDDPLDWQGAGDQGLMFGYACDETAQLMPLPIWLAHRLSERLAAVRKEGVLPHLRPDGKTQVTIGYDGDRAVTVDTVVLSTQHAGEVRLAELEEQVREEVVLPVLSAVALDSSATRLLVNPTGRFEVGGPMGDAGLTGRKIIVDTYGGMARHGGGAFSGKDPSKVDRSAAYAMRWVAKNVVAAGLARRCEVQVAYAIGAAHPVGLYVECFGTEAVPLSRITAAITEVFDLRPAAIVRDLDLLRPIYSRTAAYGHFGRELPEFTWEGTGRAAALRSAAGA; encoded by the coding sequence GTGACCACGCCCGACCTGCGCCTGTTCACCTCCGAGTCGGTGACCGAGGGCCACCCGGACAAGATCTGCGACCAGGTCAGCGACGCCGTCCTCGACGCCCTGCTCGAGCAGGACCCGGCCAGCCGCGTCGCGGTGGAGACCATGGTCACCACCGGGCTCGTGCACGTGGCCGGCGAGGTGACGACGCAGGGCTACGTCGAGATCCCCCGGATCGTGCGCGAGACGGTGCTGCGGATCGGCTACGACTCCTCCACCAAGGGCTTCGACGGCGCCTCGTGCGGCGTGGAGGTCTCGATCGGCCAGCAGTCCGTTGACATCGCCGCGGGCGTGGACAAGGCGTACGAGGCGCGCTCGGACGCCGCGGGCTCGGACGACCCGCTCGACTGGCAGGGCGCGGGCGACCAGGGCCTGATGTTCGGCTACGCCTGCGACGAGACCGCGCAGCTCATGCCGCTGCCGATCTGGCTGGCGCACCGCCTCTCCGAGCGGCTGGCCGCCGTGCGCAAGGAGGGCGTGCTGCCGCACCTGCGCCCCGACGGCAAGACCCAGGTGACCATCGGCTACGACGGCGACCGCGCGGTCACCGTCGACACCGTCGTGCTCTCCACCCAGCACGCCGGCGAGGTGCGCCTGGCCGAGCTGGAGGAGCAGGTGCGCGAGGAGGTCGTGCTGCCCGTCCTGTCCGCCGTCGCCCTGGACAGCTCCGCGACCCGGCTGCTGGTCAACCCCACCGGCCGCTTCGAGGTCGGCGGCCCCATGGGCGACGCCGGCCTGACCGGCCGGAAGATCATCGTGGACACGTACGGCGGCATGGCCCGCCACGGCGGCGGCGCCTTCTCCGGCAAGGACCCCTCCAAGGTCGACCGCTCCGCCGCGTACGCGATGCGGTGGGTCGCCAAGAACGTCGTCGCCGCCGGGCTGGCGCGCCGCTGCGAGGTGCAGGTCGCCTACGCCATCGGCGCGGCGCACCCGGTCGGCCTGTACGTGGAGTGCTTCGGCACCGAGGCGGTGCCGCTCTCCCGCATCACCGCCGCGATCACGGAGGTCTTCGACCTGCGCCCGGCCGCGATCGTGCGCGACCTGGACCTGCTGCGGCCGATCTACTCCCGCACCGCCGCCTACGGGCACTTCGGCCGCGAGCTGCCGGAGTTCACCTGGGAGGGCACCGGCCGCGCCGCGGCCCTGCGCTCGGCCGCCGGCGCCTGA